GAGGCGGCAGGGCATGTCGGCATGGGGCCGGTTTGTATTGTGGTGCAACCCCTACCATCATTATATCCAGCGGGCTGAGTCCGAGATGTTCCATCACCCCCGGTTGAAGCGGGTGATCTGCAACTCTCAGATGGTAAAACGCGAGATACAGCAATATTTCGGCCTGTCCGATCAGCAGATCGTCGTCATCTACAACGGGGTGGACTTGCAGTCCTTCCATCCAGGCCTTCGTTCCGAGCATAGGCAGGCGATGCGCAGCCAGTGGGGCGTGCCTGGCGATGCGCCGCTGCTGCTGTATGTCGGTTCCGGCTTCGAGCGCAAAGGCGTGGCGCGCGCCTTGAAGGCATTGCAGGCGAATCCAGGAGCGTGGCTGATGGTGGTGGGGGGTGACAAGCGGCTGGCTCGCTACCGCCGATTGGCTGACGAATTGGGCGTGGATGCCCGGGTGGTTTTTGCCGGCGCGCAAGGAGAGGTCAGGCCTTTTTATGGCATGGCGGATGCTTTCATTCTGCCTACATTGTATGACCCTTTCCCCAACGTTTGCGTCGAGGCGCTTGCCAGCGGCTTGCCGGTTCTGACAACGCGTCAGTGTGGCGCGGCGGAGTTCGTCAGACAGGGAGAAAACGGTTGGGTATGCGATGCGTTCGACGAGGAGGCGCTGGCCCGAAGCGTGGCTGAGTGGTTATCCGTTAGCCGGAACTGGCCGGTTCTGGCGGAGGCGGCTCGGCGCAGCGTGGAAGGGTTGAGCTTGGGGGCGATGGCGGAGCGGATGTTGAACTGTTACCGGGATTTGTTGTCGGTTAGCGCTGTTGCTTGAAGAAAGGTTCATGAGTTGATGTTGCTAAGTATCATCATGCCGGCGCATAACGCTGCAGCTTATCTGGAGCGGACACTGGCGTTGCTGGCACAGCAAATCGCCGGATTGGAGCAGGTGGAGGTGGTCGCGATTGATGATGCCTCTACCGATGAGACGGCCAAGATACTTGTGGAGTTTGCGCGGACCCATTCCTGGTTGAAGGCGATTTCGGTTGATTTCGCAAATGTAGGTTTGGCGCGCCAGGCCGGGATCGGCCTGGCGGGTGGACAATATGTGACCTTTCTTGACAGCGACGACGCCTTTTTATCTGGCGGTCTGGCCTGGATGGTGAATGTGCTGCGTCAGCGCGCGCCGGACTTGCTGATGACGCCGCTGCAGGAAACCGGTCAGCCGTTGGATGGGACGGAAGTTGCAGGATTGTTTCAAGATGTAGTGCCGTTGTCGACTCAGCAAGCCTGCGATTTGTTTTGCGAGCATCAGCGTTTGCAAGGGCACTTCGCCGGAAAGTGCGTGACGCGTCAGATTCTGCTGCAGCACGATCTTGCCGCCATGGAGTGTTACGAGGACATGATGACAACGCCCCACTGGATCGTTGAAGCGAAGTCTATCGTATGGGGCGAGGTGCCTGTCTATGCCTATTACAAGCGGCCGGGCAGTCTGTCCGATCGCGGTCAGACATGGCGCTATGGCAAGGAGTACATCAGGGCATTGCAGAGCATAGAGGCTGCGTTTGCAGGGCGCATCGCTGTCTGGCAGACCGCGCATTTGTGGATCGGCTTTGCCAAAGATCTGCTCAAAACGTCTACAGGACGACAGTTCCTGGATACACAGCCTGCGGTTGCTGAGAAAATTCAGTCCATTTCGGTATGGAAATATCTTGTGGCTACACAAGTTTCCTGCAAATGGAAAATACGCTTCCTGCGAGTGCGGCTGCGATTGTAACAGTCGGATTCTGACTGGTGTGAATGTAATAAGTGATGGTTCTGCAGAGTGGACACAAGGTATTCAATGACAAAGATTCTGGTGACCGGCGCCGCCGGTTTTATTGGTCGGGCAGTATGCGAGAAGCTGCTGGAGCGGCGAGATGTTCAGGTTGTCGGAATCGATAATCTGAATGACTACTACGCGGTCGAGCTCAAGCATGCCAGGCTGGCGACTCTGCAGGGACGGTCCAATTTCAGTTTTCATCGGCAGGACATCGCGGACTGGCCTGCGATGGAACGCTTGTTCTCGGCTGAAAAATTCGATTATGTCATTCATCTGGCAGCCCAGGCCGGGGTGCGTTATTCGCTGCAGAATCCCCATGCTTATGCGGAAAGCAATTTGTTGGGCTTTACCAATGTACTGGAGGCCTGCCGTCGCCATCCAGTCAAGCACTTGGTTTTTGCCGGATCATCCAGTGTTTACGGAAGCGGTTCGGCTGTGCCGTTTTCGGAGGATCAGCGAGCCGATCATCCGGTCAGCTTTTATGCTGCCACCAAACGCGCGAACGAGTTGATGGCCGCCAGCTATTCTCATTTGTATCGACTGCCTACGACCAGCTTGCGTTTCTTTACGGTCTATGGCCCATGGGGGCGGCCGGACATGGCTCCTTGGCTGTTTACCGATGCCATTCTGAACGGTCGGCCGATCAAGGTGTTCAATCACGGAAAGATGCAGCGTGACTTCACCTATATCGACGATATCGTTGAGGGGGTGGTGCGGGTGATGGAGCACGTTCCGTCCGGCGAGTTGCCGCATACGATTTTCAATATCGGCAATCACCAGCCGGTGGAGCTGATGACCTTCATCCAACTGACCGAGAAATATTGCGGCAGAGAGGCAATCAAGGAGTACCTGCCCATGCAGGATGGTGATGTGCCGATCACTTACGCCGAAACATCTCGTTTGAGAGATGCGGTGGGTTTCACGCCATCCACTTCGCTTGAGGTTGGTATGGCCCGTTTTGTCGAATGGTTCAGGAATTATCATGCGGTTTGATGGCGCAGCGGGGCTGGCGCAGAGGATGCCAATGCTGGGGCGCGTGGTTCAGGCCGCTCCATTGGCCTTGCTTTTGGGGTGTTGTCTAATCCTGACGCTTCCGGCATCCGGGCGTACGCTGTTTTACATCCTGTGCTCGTTGTCCCTGCTGTTTTTGCCGTTGGCCATGTTTCAACGCCTTGAGGCCAAGCCGAAGGCGCTGAACCTGTTGTTATCGTTTGCGCTGCTGATTTTCATTGGTTTTCGCGCCGCTTGGCTCTGGTATTTCCCCGCGCCTACTGATGCGGGCCTTTTCCCCGTGGCCTTCGCCTACCAGCTCTCAAATAAGATCTGGCTCAGCGCTTTGCCCTTGCTTCTATTTCCTCTGTGGAGTCCATTCCGGGAGCGTTTGTCTCCCGCAGGTGCGACGCTCGCCTTGGTATCGGCGTCGGCGCTGCTGTCCATGATTACTTTGAAAGCTTGGTATGATGCACATGGTGTCAGGGTCGGTTTGGGGAGTTTGTATGCTACCGGCGCTGCTTATCTCCTCAGTGCGATTCATTTTTTCGCCTTGCTGTTGTTCCATCCCTTTCGCCTTAAAAAGTGGCAATGGCTCGGCCTCTGCTTGCTGATTGCATTGCAGTTCATGTCCATCGTGGCAACAGGCACCCGCGCGGCGCTTCTGGTTTATCTGTTTGTGCTGGGTTGCGCACTCCTGTGGCGCTTTGGTTTGCATCAGAGCTGGCGCACCTATGCGATCGCTGCGTTGCTGTCAGTGGCGACGCTCTGGCTCAGCTGGGCGGCGGTGGGCAGTAGAGTCAAGCAGGCGCAAGCGGATCTGATCGCCTATAGCCAGGGCAATGCCGATACGTCTTTGGGCATTCGCTTTTCTCTTTGGGATGCCGGGGTGCATGCGGTAAGGGAACAACCATGGGGCCAAAGCATCCAGGCGCGAGATGTCTTGTTTCATCAGCTGGTGAAAGATGGCGCGCTCAATAAAGCCGCCCTGATCATGCGGGATGTCCATCTGCATAATGAATGGCTGGAGATTTTGTCGCTGCAAGGCTTGCCGGGCGCTTTGTCTTGGTTGATTTTCCTGCTGGGCTTCGGCGTCTACGGTTGGAAGAGGGGCGGTTTTTTCAGGCGATTCGCGCTGTTTTATATTGGATTCTGGCTGGTATTCGGTCTGAGTGACGTGCTGTTGCTGAGTCCGCAGATTGCAATGTTTGGCGCGATGTTTGCAGCTCTTGGCTTATACCTGGCGCCGATATTCGACGCCAGGGATGAGAGGAGGCTTTAGCTTACTGATTGACCAGCGCCAGATAACGTTCGACGACGGCGTCCTGAGCGAATGCGGCCAGTTGCTCCGGCCCGGCAAGCGGGCGCGAGGCCAGCACGCGTTTGATCGCATCGGCCAGCGCTTGGCCATTCAGCTCGCTCAGACCGATCGACAGCGGGCCGGTCAGGATTTCCGCCGGGCCTTCGGGGCAATTGGTGCTGGCCACCGGGGTGCCGCAGGCCAGCGCCTCGACCAGCACGTTGCCGAACCCTTCGTAGTCGGAGCTGAGCACCAGCGCGCGCGCGGCGCGCATGTAGGCGTATGGATTGTCCGTGAAGCCCGCGACGACCAGCCGATCCGCGACGCCCAGCCGCTCTGCCTGGACCTGGATTGCGGACAGTTCGGCCTGGCCGCCCTGGCCGAGCAGCGCCAGCTTGCCGGGATAGCCGCTCAGCTTGAATGCTTCCAGCAGCCGGTCGTGTCGTTTCTGGTGGTTGAAGCGCCCGACATGGAGGATGAAATCCTCCCCGTCCATCGGGCAGGGCTGGGCCGCGCGCCGGCGTATCCAGTCCAGGTCGAACGGATTGTAGATGGCCTCCATCCGCGCCGGTCGTATGCCGCAGTCCAGCACGTCCCGCTGCAGCGCCTGGCAGACCGTGATCAGTTTGCGGCCTGAGTAGGTGCGGACGAGCTGGCGTTTTTTCAGCCAGCGCCGGATGCCGCTTCGCTCCGCCAGTTGCCCGGCCTGGATCGCGCAATGCAGGCACAGCCAGGCTTGTTCCAGGTAGGGGCAGGCCGCCACGATCCTGTCGGTTTTGGGCAGGTTGGAAACGGCCAGGTCGATGCGGCGTCCTGCGAAGTGCCGGCGCAGCGCGCCGTCGAGCTGGCGGGCCCGGCGGCGGATTTCGGTCTGGCGGCGGAGCGGCCCGCGGTAGCGGTCTTCCACCAGCAGGTAGTCGACGCCGGCGGGTATCGCGTAGTCGAGGCTGGCCTGCAGCGAGGCGATCGTGACCTGATGGCCGCGGGCGGCCATCTCGCCGGCCAGCGTGATGACCACGCGCTCGGCGCCGCCCCCGGGCAGGCCGTCGATGATGAACAGAATGGTGTGGCGCATGCTTTATTCCTGAGCTGGGGAGGACAGCAGTTCGCGGCTGGCGCGCAGCGCCGCCTCCAGCGGGATGTTTTTCAGGTAGCGCTGGCGGGTCGAGGTGTCCACCTGATCCGGATCGATCAGTTCGCCATAGTCGGCGGCGTTCAGCAGCCGGTGGCGGGTCATCCAGGGATGCCACTCGTGGATCTTGCTGGGGCCGAAGAGGGCGACGGTGTC
This genomic window from Chromobacterium violaceum ATCC 12472 contains:
- a CDS encoding glycosyltransferase family 4 protein, which gives rise to MTRLAIVRQKYNPAGGAERFVSRALAALRDKGELEVSLIARRWEPVEGVKAYQVDGPYLGNVWRDWSFARKARRIWLREGFDLVQSHERIPGCDVYRAGDGVHRRWLQLRRQGMSAWGRFVLWCNPYHHYIQRAESEMFHHPRLKRVICNSQMVKREIQQYFGLSDQQIVVIYNGVDLQSFHPGLRSEHRQAMRSQWGVPGDAPLLLYVGSGFERKGVARALKALQANPGAWLMVVGGDKRLARYRRLADELGVDARVVFAGAQGEVRPFYGMADAFILPTLYDPFPNVCVEALASGLPVLTTRQCGAAEFVRQGENGWVCDAFDEEALARSVAEWLSVSRNWPVLAEAARRSVEGLSLGAMAERMLNCYRDLLSVSAVA
- a CDS encoding glycosyltransferase family A protein; translation: MLLSIIMPAHNAAAYLERTLALLAQQIAGLEQVEVVAIDDASTDETAKILVEFARTHSWLKAISVDFANVGLARQAGIGLAGGQYVTFLDSDDAFLSGGLAWMVNVLRQRAPDLLMTPLQETGQPLDGTEVAGLFQDVVPLSTQQACDLFCEHQRLQGHFAGKCVTRQILLQHDLAAMECYEDMMTTPHWIVEAKSIVWGEVPVYAYYKRPGSLSDRGQTWRYGKEYIRALQSIEAAFAGRIAVWQTAHLWIGFAKDLLKTSTGRQFLDTQPAVAEKIQSISVWKYLVATQVSCKWKIRFLRVRLRL
- a CDS encoding NAD-dependent epimerase/dehydratase family protein, which codes for MTKILVTGAAGFIGRAVCEKLLERRDVQVVGIDNLNDYYAVELKHARLATLQGRSNFSFHRQDIADWPAMERLFSAEKFDYVIHLAAQAGVRYSLQNPHAYAESNLLGFTNVLEACRRHPVKHLVFAGSSSVYGSGSAVPFSEDQRADHPVSFYAATKRANELMAASYSHLYRLPTTSLRFFTVYGPWGRPDMAPWLFTDAILNGRPIKVFNHGKMQRDFTYIDDIVEGVVRVMEHVPSGELPHTIFNIGNHQPVELMTFIQLTEKYCGREAIKEYLPMQDGDVPITYAETSRLRDAVGFTPSTSLEVGMARFVEWFRNYHAV
- a CDS encoding O-antigen ligase family protein, whose protein sequence is MRFDGAAGLAQRMPMLGRVVQAAPLALLLGCCLILTLPASGRTLFYILCSLSLLFLPLAMFQRLEAKPKALNLLLSFALLIFIGFRAAWLWYFPAPTDAGLFPVAFAYQLSNKIWLSALPLLLFPLWSPFRERLSPAGATLALVSASALLSMITLKAWYDAHGVRVGLGSLYATGAAYLLSAIHFFALLLFHPFRLKKWQWLGLCLLIALQFMSIVATGTRAALLVYLFVLGCALLWRFGLHQSWRTYAIAALLSVATLWLSWAAVGSRVKQAQADLIAYSQGNADTSLGIRFSLWDAGVHAVREQPWGQSIQARDVLFHQLVKDGALNKAALIMRDVHLHNEWLEILSLQGLPGALSWLIFLLGFGVYGWKRGGFFRRFALFYIGFWLVFGLSDVLLLSPQIAMFGAMFAALGLYLAPIFDARDERRL
- a CDS encoding glycosyltransferase, with protein sequence MRHTILFIIDGLPGGGAERVVITLAGEMAARGHQVTIASLQASLDYAIPAGVDYLLVEDRYRGPLRRQTEIRRRARQLDGALRRHFAGRRIDLAVSNLPKTDRIVAACPYLEQAWLCLHCAIQAGQLAERSGIRRWLKKRQLVRTYSGRKLITVCQALQRDVLDCGIRPARMEAIYNPFDLDWIRRRAAQPCPMDGEDFILHVGRFNHQKRHDRLLEAFKLSGYPGKLALLGQGGQAELSAIQVQAERLGVADRLVVAGFTDNPYAYMRAARALVLSSDYEGFGNVLVEALACGTPVASTNCPEGPAEILTGPLSIGLSELNGQALADAIKRVLASRPLAGPEQLAAFAQDAVVERYLALVNQ